A region of the Massilia sp. erpn genome:
GGCGCTCCCAGCATCCCCCTTCAGTTTTTTGCGGAATTGCCATGTCGATTGCCACGACGGCCATCGTGCGGCCATCGCCCGTCTTGCGCTGGCTGCAGGCGGCCATGTGCGTTGCCGCGCTAGCGGCCGGCCTGTTGCTGGAACGCCCCATGCTGCTTTGCCTCGCCTGCGCGGGGCTGGGCTGGCAAGTGCGCGAAGTCAAGGTATGGCGCATTGATATTTCCGCTGTCGGGCAGCTGCGGCTGACGGTATACCGGGAGATAGACGCTGTGCCTGGGCCGCCGCTGCGGCTGCGGCCGGGCACGCTGCTCTGGCCCGGCTTGATGCTGCTGCGGCTGGAGGATGGGGCGGCGCGGCGCCGTTGTCTGGTGCTGCTGCCGGACAGCGTGGCGCCGGCCGAGTGGCGCGCGCTGGCGCTGGCCATGCGCGCCGTGGCGGCCTGAAGGTGCTGGAAAAAAGAAACAGGATCTGCGAACCAATTCGCGGCGCCTTGGCTCTATAGCATAGGAGCGCCAAGGCTTGCCGGCCATCGAGGACGAGGGCGTGACGACGGAACGGGAGTGCGATCAGTTGCTGGTCGAGCGGGTTCAGGCTGGCGACAGACAGGCGTTCGATATGCTTGTCGCCCGCCATCAGCGCCGGCTGATGCGCCTGATCTCGCGCATCCTGCGCGACCAGAACGAGGCCGAGGATGTGGTGCAGGAATCCTTCATCAAGGCGTATCGCGGCTTGCGCCATTTTCGCGGCGATTCCGCGTTTTATACCTGGCTGTACCGGATCGGCATCAATACGGCGAAGAACTTCCTGCTGAGCCAGGGGCGCCGCGCGCCGCTGGCGGGCGAGGCGGCGCTGCTGTCGGCCGAGAATGGCGAGGGCGAGCATTTGCGCGACATCAATACGCCCGAG
Encoded here:
- a CDS encoding protein YgfX — its product is MSIATTAIVRPSPVLRWLQAAMCVAALAAGLLLERPMLLCLACAGLGWQVREVKVWRIDISAVGQLRLTVYREIDAVPGPPLRLRPGTLLWPGLMLLRLEDGAARRRCLVLLPDSVAPAEWRALALAMRAVAA
- the rpoE gene encoding RNA polymerase sigma factor RpoE, with translation MTTERECDQLLVERVQAGDRQAFDMLVARHQRRLMRLISRILRDQNEAEDVVQESFIKAYRGLRHFRGDSAFYTWLYRIGINTAKNFLLSQGRRAPLAGEAALLSAENGEGEHLRDINTPESMLASKQIAATVNEAMDALPLELRTAIVLREIEGLSYEEISEIMACPIGTVRSRIFRAREAIATRLRPLLDKPVDRRW